Proteins encoded together in one Streptomyces sp. NA04227 window:
- a CDS encoding VOC family protein, which translates to MPADLPAPESGLLLTHFLTVADVPRSRAFYRDVLGGEVVLDENPCIVKLANGWLIMNPGGGPTPDKPDVTLRPPTDPGTATSFLNIRVADIEQCYRDWRGKGAEFLTPPIDRKAEIRCYLRDPDGYLIEVGQATGMLRGVFADRPAESG; encoded by the coding sequence ATGCCCGCAGACCTTCCGGCTCCGGAGTCAGGACTGCTGCTCACCCACTTCCTCACCGTCGCGGACGTCCCGCGCTCGCGTGCGTTCTATCGGGACGTGCTCGGTGGCGAAGTCGTCCTCGACGAGAATCCGTGCATCGTGAAGCTTGCGAACGGCTGGCTCATCATGAATCCGGGCGGTGGTCCGACGCCGGACAAGCCCGACGTCACCCTCCGTCCGCCGACCGATCCGGGAACGGCGACGAGCTTTCTGAACATTCGTGTGGCGGACATCGAGCAGTGCTACCGCGACTGGCGTGGCAAGGGTGCCGAGTTCCTCACCCCGCCGATCGACCGGAAGGCCGAGATCCGCTGCTATCTGCGCGACCCGGACGGCTATCTCATCGAGGTCGGTCAGGCCACGGGCATGCTGCGGGGCGTCTTCGCCGATCGGCCCGCCGAGTCCGGCTGA
- the treZ gene encoding malto-oligosyltrehalose trehalohydrolase, whose product MQFEVWAPRAGRVTLHLEGTELALAPDPLRPGWWTREAPAADGARYGYALDDGPVLPDPRSPRQPDGPGGLSAVVDHARHTWTAPWAGRGLPGAVLYELHVGTFTPEGTLDAAAGRLGHLAELGVTHVELMPLCPFPGRHGWGYDGVALWAVHEPYGGPEALKRFVDSAHAAGLGVVLDVVHNHLGPHGNQLPAFGPYFTDTHHTPWGAAVNLDAAGSDEVRDFLLGSALAWLRDYRLDGLRLDAVHALHDTRAFGFLESLSKAVDTLALEVGRPLFLIAESDLNDPRLIRSRSEGGLGLHAQWNDDFHHALHTALTGESQGYYADFAEAPLSALAKTLTGGFFHDGTYSGFRGRRHGRPLDRARVSAHRLLGYAQTHDQVGNRAQGDRLSASLTPGLLACAATLTLTAPFTPMLFMGEEWGASTPWQYFTDHTDPELAEAVRQGRRREFAAHGWAEADVPDPQDPATRERSCLDWTEPARQPHARLLDWYRTLIALRRDHPDLTDPDLAALRLACDEEAGWIAYRRGDLTVAVNLGDEAAAIPFGRGRARVLAAWGEVQPPDAQGRLTVPGQSCVVLAQA is encoded by the coding sequence GTGCAGTTCGAGGTGTGGGCACCGCGGGCAGGAAGGGTCACGCTCCATCTGGAGGGGACCGAACTGGCCCTGGCCCCCGATCCGCTCCGGCCGGGCTGGTGGACCCGCGAGGCCCCTGCCGCGGACGGCGCCCGCTACGGTTACGCGCTCGACGACGGCCCCGTACTGCCGGATCCGCGCTCACCGCGCCAGCCCGACGGACCAGGCGGCCTCAGCGCGGTCGTGGACCACGCCCGCCACACCTGGACGGCCCCCTGGGCGGGACGTGGACTGCCCGGCGCGGTGCTCTACGAACTGCACGTGGGCACCTTCACGCCGGAGGGCACCCTGGACGCGGCGGCCGGGCGGCTCGGGCATCTGGCGGAGCTGGGGGTCACGCATGTCGAGCTGATGCCGCTGTGTCCGTTCCCCGGCAGACACGGGTGGGGTTACGACGGGGTCGCGCTCTGGGCGGTGCACGAGCCCTACGGCGGGCCTGAGGCGCTGAAGCGCTTTGTCGACAGCGCGCATGCCGCGGGGCTCGGTGTGGTCCTGGACGTGGTGCACAACCACCTCGGTCCGCACGGGAACCAACTGCCCGCCTTCGGGCCGTACTTCACCGACACCCACCACACGCCGTGGGGCGCCGCCGTCAATCTGGACGCCGCCGGCTCCGACGAGGTGCGCGACTTCCTGCTCGGCAGCGCGCTGGCCTGGCTGCGCGACTACCGGCTCGACGGGCTGCGGCTCGACGCGGTGCACGCCCTGCACGACACCCGGGCCTTCGGGTTTCTGGAGTCGCTGTCGAAGGCAGTGGACACACTGGCCCTGGAAGTCGGCAGGCCGTTGTTCCTGATCGCCGAGTCCGACCTCAACGACCCGCGCCTGATCCGGTCCCGCAGCGAGGGGGGCCTGGGCCTGCACGCCCAGTGGAACGACGACTTCCACCACGCCCTGCACACCGCCCTGACCGGTGAATCCCAGGGCTACTACGCGGACTTCGCCGAGGCCCCGCTGTCCGCGCTGGCCAAGACGCTCACCGGTGGCTTCTTCCACGACGGTACGTACTCCGGCTTCCGTGGGCGGCGCCACGGCCGCCCGCTCGACCGCGCCCGTGTCTCGGCGCACCGGCTGCTCGGCTACGCCCAGACCCACGACCAGGTCGGCAACCGCGCACAGGGCGACCGGCTCAGCGCCTCGCTCACCCCGGGGCTGCTCGCCTGCGCCGCCACGCTCACCCTGACCGCGCCGTTCACCCCGATGCTCTTCATGGGCGAGGAGTGGGGTGCGAGCACGCCGTGGCAGTACTTCACCGACCACACCGATCCGGAGCTCGCGGAGGCCGTACGCCAGGGCAGGCGGCGGGAGTTCGCGGCGCACGGCTGGGCCGAGGCGGACGTCCCCGACCCGCAGGATCCCGCCACCCGGGAACGGTCCTGTCTGGACTGGACGGAGCCCGCCCGGCAGCCGCACGCACGGCTCCTCGACTGGTACCGCACCCTGATCGCGCTGCGCCGCGATCACCCCGACCTCACCGATCCGGACCTGGCCGCCCTGCGGCTCGCCTGCGACGAGGAGGCCGGATGGATCGCCTACCGGCGCGGCGACCTCACCGTGGCGGTCAACCTCGGCGACGAGGCCGCCGCGATCCCCTTCGGCCGGGGCCGCGCCCGCGTGCTCGCCGCCTGGGGCGAGGTCCAACCGCCTGATGCCCAGGGCAGGTTGACGGTGCCGGGCCAGTCCTGCGTGGTGCTGGCACAGGCCTGA
- a CDS encoding terpene synthase family protein, translating into MTQPFVLPDFYMPYPARLSPHLEEARTHSAEWAREMGMLEGSGVWDTSDLEAHDYALLCAYTHPDCDGPALSLITDWYVWVFFFDDHFLEAFKRGQDRAAGKVHLERLARFMPMDLSEPMPEPENPVEAGLADLWVRTVPAMSLAWRERFAEATRNLLNESDWELANINEGRISNPVEYIEMRRKVGGAPWSAGLIEYATAEVPERVALSRPLRVLCDAFSDGVHLRNDLFSYQREVEDEGELSNGVLVLETFLGCTTQDAAEAVNDLITSRLQQFEATALTELPAECAEKALTPDEYAAVAAYVKGLQDWQSGGHEWHLRSSRYMNEGAVTEEPVLGGPTGFGTAAAAVRSLFSPASVRRLRNYSHVPFQRVGPSQVPDIETGFELRLSSLLPKARENLVDWSYAMGIISEGLWDEEDLDRYDLALCAAGIYPDANQVDLDLGSAWLAWGTYGDDWYPALYTRTGDLAAARLMHERLKSLMIVENPELARAAGHLNALERGLADLWARTAGPMNIESRTMFRNGVVEMLDGWLWEVSNEIQHRIPDPVDYIEMRRATFGSEMTTSLSRISHGKRLPDAFYASGPMKALVNSAMDYACLMNDLFSYQKEIEYEGEVHNSVLVVQNFFGCDYPTGVRLVHDLMQGRLRQFRHVAENELPVLCEDFGLDAKGREVVDGYVRELENWISAILNWHRECRRYREEFLAHRVGPRPVPKGEYPVLPPTGTVLPFVWKAQPGPQSPGVPAAG; encoded by the coding sequence ATGACGCAGCCGTTCGTTCTGCCGGACTTCTACATGCCGTATCCCGCGCGGCTCAGCCCTCATCTGGAGGAGGCCAGAACCCACAGTGCCGAGTGGGCGCGCGAGATGGGCATGCTGGAGGGCTCCGGCGTGTGGGACACATCCGACCTCGAAGCCCACGACTACGCACTCCTGTGCGCGTACACCCACCCCGACTGTGACGGGCCCGCGCTGTCCCTGATCACCGACTGGTACGTGTGGGTCTTCTTCTTCGACGACCACTTCCTGGAGGCGTTCAAGCGCGGCCAGGACCGGGCAGCGGGCAAGGTCCATCTGGAGCGCCTGGCCCGGTTCATGCCGATGGACCTCTCCGAGCCGATGCCCGAGCCCGAGAACCCCGTCGAGGCGGGCCTGGCGGACCTGTGGGTCCGTACCGTGCCCGCGATGTCCCTCGCCTGGCGCGAGCGCTTCGCCGAGGCGACCCGCAATCTGCTCAACGAGTCCGACTGGGAACTCGCCAATATCAACGAGGGCCGGATCTCCAACCCCGTCGAGTACATCGAGATGCGCCGCAAGGTCGGCGGCGCCCCCTGGTCGGCGGGGCTCATCGAGTACGCCACCGCCGAGGTCCCCGAACGCGTCGCGCTCTCGCGGCCGTTGCGTGTTCTGTGCGACGCCTTCTCGGATGGCGTGCATCTGCGCAACGACCTGTTCTCCTACCAGCGCGAGGTGGAGGACGAGGGCGAGCTGAGCAACGGCGTCCTGGTCCTGGAGACCTTCCTCGGCTGTACGACGCAGGACGCGGCCGAGGCCGTCAACGACCTGATCACCTCGCGGTTGCAGCAGTTCGAGGCGACCGCGCTGACCGAACTGCCCGCCGAATGCGCCGAGAAGGCGCTCACCCCCGACGAGTACGCGGCCGTGGCGGCGTATGTGAAGGGGCTCCAGGACTGGCAGTCCGGCGGGCACGAGTGGCACCTGCGCTCCAGCCGCTACATGAACGAGGGCGCGGTCACCGAGGAGCCGGTGCTCGGCGGCCCGACCGGGTTCGGCACCGCGGCCGCGGCCGTGCGGTCCCTTTTCTCACCCGCCAGTGTGCGGCGGCTGCGCAACTACTCGCATGTGCCGTTCCAGCGCGTAGGACCGTCCCAAGTGCCCGATATCGAGACCGGTTTCGAGCTACGGCTCAGCTCGCTGCTGCCGAAGGCACGCGAGAACCTGGTCGACTGGTCGTACGCGATGGGGATCATCTCCGAGGGCCTGTGGGACGAGGAGGACCTGGACCGCTACGACCTCGCCCTGTGCGCGGCCGGGATCTATCCGGACGCCAACCAGGTGGACCTGGACCTCGGTTCGGCCTGGCTGGCCTGGGGCACCTACGGGGACGACTGGTACCCGGCGCTCTACACCCGCACCGGCGACCTCGCCGCGGCCCGGCTGATGCACGAACGGCTCAAGTCCCTGATGATCGTGGAGAATCCGGAGCTGGCCCGGGCCGCCGGGCACCTCAACGCCTTGGAGCGCGGACTCGCGGACCTGTGGGCGCGTACCGCCGGTCCCATGAACATCGAGTCGCGCACGATGTTCCGCAACGGCGTGGTGGAGATGCTGGACGGCTGGCTGTGGGAGGTGTCCAACGAGATCCAGCACCGTATCCCCGACCCGGTCGACTACATCGAGATGCGCCGGGCCACCTTCGGCTCGGAAATGACCACGAGCCTGTCGCGCATCTCGCACGGCAAGCGCCTGCCGGACGCGTTCTACGCCAGCGGACCGATGAAGGCCCTGGTCAACTCCGCCATGGACTACGCCTGTCTGATGAACGACCTGTTCTCGTACCAGAAGGAGATCGAGTACGAGGGCGAGGTGCACAACAGCGTCCTGGTGGTGCAGAACTTCTTCGGCTGCGACTACCCGACGGGCGTCCGTCTGGTGCACGACCTGATGCAGGGCAGGCTGCGCCAGTTCCGGCATGTGGCGGAGAACGAACTCCCGGTCCTGTGCGAGGACTTCGGCCTGGACGCGAAGGGCCGTGAGGTGGTCGACGGCTATGTGCGGGAGCTGGAGAACTGGATCAGCGCGATCCTCAACTGGCACCGGGAGTGCCGCCGTTACCGGGAGGAGTTCCTCGCGCACCGGGTGGGCCCGAGGCCCGTGCCCAAGGGCGAGTATCCGGTGCTGCCGCCTACCGGCACCGTACTGCCCTTCGTGTGGAAGGCGCAGCCGGGCCCCCAGTCGCCGGGGGTCCCCGCGGCGGGCTGA
- a CDS encoding M14 family zinc carboxypeptidase, which produces MSHLTGQRYPSVPELIGSARELAAAQPALCSLSQVGTSRAGQPVHLLSVGHATRSVLVVAGAHANEPTGGSTVLELARRALDDSALRAACSWHLLLCADPDGAGLHRSPAPRSLLDYHRHFFRPAGPEQPEWSPSILPPDRLPPETRALTGVIDHVRPYLQISLHATELGGSWVQLTRDVPGLAEPFAKSAAALHIPLETGASDATGWRCAGPGVHVMPDGDGEAAFPSLPEDPRCSTWHHAHRYGGLTAVVEVPMWASDLVDDPAPHPAPDLAVRHIARRLRVQAGQVEEILAEALPRLPGADGPLLRGARWALDLAPGLAEDWGRGAAPGTTVACVGSLDAFGRRLPLRAGAMLLRLLRAAEDPAAPRLQALVTTWCESFADGFRARWIPLEHQVEHQSRTVLAAARQAAWAN; this is translated from the coding sequence GTGAGTCACCTGACCGGACAGCGCTATCCCAGCGTGCCCGAACTCATCGGCTCGGCACGGGAGTTGGCCGCCGCACAGCCCGCGCTGTGCAGCCTCTCGCAGGTGGGTACCTCCCGTGCCGGGCAGCCGGTGCACCTGCTGTCGGTGGGTCACGCCACGCGCTCGGTGCTGGTCGTCGCGGGCGCCCACGCCAACGAACCGACCGGCGGGTCCACCGTGCTGGAGCTGGCCCGCCGCGCCCTGGACGACAGTGCGCTGCGGGCCGCCTGCTCCTGGCACCTCCTGCTCTGCGCCGATCCGGACGGCGCCGGTCTGCACCGCAGCCCCGCGCCGCGTTCACTGCTCGACTACCACCGGCACTTCTTCCGGCCCGCGGGTCCCGAACAGCCGGAATGGTCGCCCTCCATCCTCCCGCCGGACCGCCTGCCGCCCGAGACACGGGCCCTGACCGGGGTCATCGACCATGTCCGGCCGTACCTCCAGATCTCCCTGCACGCCACCGAACTCGGCGGCAGCTGGGTGCAGTTGACCCGGGACGTGCCCGGCCTCGCCGAGCCGTTCGCCAAGTCGGCGGCCGCGCTGCACATCCCCTTGGAGACCGGCGCCTCGGACGCGACCGGCTGGCGCTGTGCCGGTCCCGGCGTCCATGTGATGCCGGACGGGGACGGCGAGGCCGCCTTCCCCAGCCTTCCGGAGGACCCCCGGTGCAGCACCTGGCACCACGCCCACCGGTACGGGGGCCTGACCGCGGTCGTCGAGGTCCCGATGTGGGCGAGCGACCTGGTCGACGACCCGGCTCCGCATCCGGCGCCCGACCTGGCCGTACGGCACATCGCGCGGCGGCTGCGGGTCCAGGCCGGGCAGGTGGAGGAGATCCTGGCCGAGGCGCTGCCCCGGCTGCCCGGCGCGGACGGGCCGCTGCTGCGCGGCGCGCGCTGGGCGCTGGACCTGGCCCCCGGGCTCGCCGAGGACTGGGGCAGGGGCGCGGCCCCGGGGACGACCGTGGCCTGTGTCGGCAGCCTCGACGCCTTCGGGCGGCGGCTGCCGCTGCGCGCCGGTGCCATGCTGCTGCGCCTGCTCCGGGCGGCCGAGGACCCCGCCGCGCCCCGGCTCCAGGCTCTGGTCACCACCTGGTGCGAGAGCTTCGCCGACGGCTTCCGGGCCCGGTGGATACCGCTGGAACACCAGGTGGAGCACCAGTCCCGTACCGTGCTCGCGGCGGCCCGGCAAGCGGCGTGGGCCAATTGA
- a CDS encoding DUF1707 and FHA domain-containing protein has product MTSSYEFPAVPARLSDAERDQALQVLREGAAAGKLSHDTFLRRMELALAARRPDQLAVLTADLAEDRSPEGPVQRAVFGGVRAVSGFTQRMRRVWQTERLPVLRLPAAADGKPLRIGREPGNGLRLSHETVSRVHAELVRQGGMWVLRDLGSSNGTCVNGRRVIGAAVVQDGDQVSFGQMSFRLSGN; this is encoded by the coding sequence GTGACGTCGTCTTACGAGTTCCCAGCGGTCCCCGCGCGGCTCTCCGACGCCGAGCGCGACCAGGCGCTGCAGGTGCTCAGGGAGGGCGCCGCGGCAGGCAAGCTGTCCCACGACACCTTCCTGCGGCGGATGGAGCTGGCGCTCGCCGCCCGCCGCCCGGACCAACTCGCCGTGCTCACCGCGGACTTGGCCGAGGACCGGTCCCCGGAGGGCCCGGTGCAGCGCGCCGTGTTCGGTGGCGTGCGCGCCGTCTCCGGCTTCACCCAGCGGATGCGCAGGGTCTGGCAGACCGAACGTCTGCCGGTGCTCCGACTGCCCGCGGCCGCCGACGGCAAGCCGTTGCGGATAGGGCGGGAACCGGGCAACGGCCTGCGGCTCAGCCACGAGACCGTCTCCCGGGTGCACGCCGAACTCGTACGCCAGGGCGGCATGTGGGTACTGCGGGACCTCGGCTCCAGCAACGGCACCTGCGTGAACGGCCGCCGGGTCATCGGAGCCGCCGTCGTCCAGGACGGCGACCAGGTCAGCTTCGGCCAGATGTCCTTCCGGCTCTCCGGGAACTGA
- a CDS encoding LysE family translocator: MLRTLLAFLGACTLIAASPGPSTVLIIKQSLRSRRSGFLTVLGNETGVFLWGVIAAFGLTALLAASELAYDLMRIVGAVVLVVFGVQTLWQARRTRASEGFDELAAPRSDWASYRGGLLLNLANPKAAIFAMSFLPQFVPEGAPQLPVMLGLAAIWALYEVGYYGVYVWCVGRMKAVLGRAGVRRRLEQISGGVLLLLGARLAMES; the protein is encoded by the coding sequence ATGCTGCGCACCCTTCTCGCCTTCCTCGGCGCCTGCACCCTGATAGCCGCCTCGCCCGGCCCGAGCACCGTGCTGATCATCAAGCAGTCGCTGCGCAGCAGGCGTTCGGGCTTTCTGACGGTCCTGGGCAACGAGACGGGCGTCTTCCTCTGGGGAGTGATCGCGGCCTTCGGGCTGACCGCACTCCTCGCGGCCTCCGAGCTCGCGTACGACCTGATGCGGATCGTCGGCGCGGTGGTCCTGGTCGTCTTCGGTGTGCAGACGCTGTGGCAGGCGCGACGTACCCGCGCCTCGGAGGGCTTCGACGAACTGGCGGCGCCCCGCTCGGACTGGGCCTCCTACCGCGGCGGGCTGCTGCTGAACCTGGCCAACCCCAAGGCGGCGATCTTCGCCATGTCCTTCCTGCCGCAGTTCGTCCCCGAGGGCGCGCCCCAACTGCCGGTGATGCTCGGCCTCGCCGCGATCTGGGCGCTGTACGAGGTCGGTTACTACGGCGTGTACGTGTGGTGCGTCGGCCGGATGAAGGCAGTCCTGGGGCGGGCCGGTGTGCGGCGCCGTCTGGAGCAGATCTCCGGCGGCGTACTGCTGCTGCTCGGCGCGCGCCTGGCGATGGAGAGCTGA
- a CDS encoding alpha/beta fold hydrolase, which yields MSSFVLPHALHGSGPHKVIAVHGWLADRSAYDPLLPDLDGRSFQYAFVDLRGYGKAVTDEGPFTTERAAEDVRALASQLGWKRYSLIGHSMGGSIVQRAAAAAPEQVRRIVGVSPVPASGLPLPPEAWELFAGAAENPENRRAIMDNTTGGTRPDAWLDRMVRRSLARSDARAFRAWLDSWAKDDFHTEVAGSAVPALAVVGALDPALSAEVQRQTWMRWYVNAELAELPSAGHYAMDEDPLGLLRIVEDFLRADETEGPSAGAGASVTVAAGDGAEAGARAGAGAGTGAGAGADA from the coding sequence ATGTCCTCGTTTGTCCTTCCTCACGCCCTGCACGGCTCGGGTCCCCACAAGGTGATCGCCGTGCACGGCTGGCTCGCCGACCGCAGCGCCTACGATCCGCTCCTGCCCGACCTCGACGGGCGGTCCTTCCAGTACGCCTTCGTGGACCTGCGCGGCTACGGCAAGGCGGTGACCGACGAGGGCCCGTTCACCACCGAGCGAGCGGCCGAGGACGTACGCGCACTCGCCTCCCAACTCGGCTGGAAGCGCTACTCGTTGATCGGGCACTCGATGGGCGGCAGCATCGTGCAGCGCGCCGCCGCGGCCGCCCCGGAGCAGGTCCGGCGGATCGTCGGCGTCTCCCCGGTACCGGCCTCCGGGCTCCCGCTGCCGCCCGAGGCCTGGGAGTTGTTCGCGGGCGCGGCCGAGAACCCCGAGAACCGGCGCGCGATCATGGACAACACCACCGGCGGCACGCGCCCCGACGCCTGGCTGGACCGTATGGTCCGCCGCTCGCTGGCGCGCAGCGACGCCCGCGCCTTCCGCGCCTGGCTGGACTCCTGGGCCAAGGACGACTTCCACACCGAGGTGGCGGGCTCCGCGGTGCCCGCCCTCGCCGTCGTCGGCGCCCTGGACCCGGCCCTGTCGGCCGAGGTCCAGCGCCAGACCTGGATGCGGTGGTACGTGAACGCCGAACTGGCCGAACTCCCCTCGGCGGGCCACTACGCGATGGACGAGGACCCGCTCGGACTGCTGCGGATCGTGGAGGACTTCCTGCGCGCCGACGAGACGGAGGGCCCGAGCGCCGGAGCGGGCGCCTCGGTGACGGTCGCGGCGGGTGACGGCGCGGAAGCGGGCGCGCGCGCCGGAGCAGGCGCGGGCACGGGCGCCGGAGCAGGCGCGGACGCATGA
- a CDS encoding phosphocholine-specific phospholipase C → MSPDISRRRMLALGGGAVGGVAAGSLLPPSLQAALAAEPPTGGLRAVKHVVILMQENRSFDHYFGALRGVRGFGDRNAVELPSGKPVFEQPGPMGTVLPFPVRDAAEAQSKDLQYIGDLDHSWSGGAKAWRGGWMDGWITAKTAATMAYYDRRDLPLHYELADTFTICDAYHSSTHTSTSPNRNHLWSGWTGYEADGSRAVTNAAYAEGTHPGYPWPTYAERLEKAGRTWKTYTEWENFTDNNIEFFTTSKKIARKALAKAGDFTYMEAFYAKVRETEDAAERDRLLAALDEGVKTLSVAERSLFERGLRRVETGGLADAFRADVAAGTLPEVSYLVPSAVDSEHPGSSSPIASASLVYKVLDALASYPEEWRHTVLLINYDENDGFFDHVPPPVPPADNTEERWQQLPTGLGIRVPMLVVSPWSVGGYVCSEVFDHTSVIRLLEKWTGIEEPNITRWRRTVTGDLTSAFDFGRGKPQPEVAQPGPIPPFTGRWRPAPPAEQHMPVQESGTRPARPLPYRPDAHAKLDGGTVTVALRNSGRASAHFALYPYAGEFDVPQHKDVKGRAQWSVPVHGDSYRFTVTGPNGFRREFAGRAEQVAQVGSRIDHDDREVHLTLRNSGSAPVTFTVRPLGYVDEADRRKRTRRITVKAGGSRTVAHSAAKAHGWYDIEVTADGDEGFRRRLMGHIENGRASVSG, encoded by the coding sequence ATGTCACCGGATATCTCACGCAGAAGGATGCTCGCACTCGGGGGAGGAGCCGTCGGTGGTGTGGCCGCCGGCTCGTTGTTGCCGCCGTCGCTCCAGGCCGCGCTCGCCGCCGAACCGCCGACGGGCGGTCTGCGGGCCGTGAAGCACGTGGTGATCCTGATGCAGGAGAACCGGTCCTTCGACCACTACTTCGGCGCCCTGCGCGGGGTGCGCGGCTTCGGGGACCGCAATGCCGTCGAACTGCCCTCGGGCAAGCCGGTCTTCGAGCAGCCGGGTCCGATGGGCACCGTCCTGCCGTTCCCCGTCCGCGACGCGGCCGAGGCCCAGAGCAAGGACCTTCAGTACATCGGTGACCTCGACCATTCCTGGTCCGGTGGGGCGAAGGCGTGGCGCGGTGGCTGGATGGACGGGTGGATCACCGCGAAGACCGCGGCCACGATGGCGTACTACGACCGCCGGGACCTGCCGTTGCACTACGAACTCGCGGACACGTTCACCATCTGCGACGCCTACCACTCCTCCACCCACACCTCGACGAGCCCCAACCGCAACCACTTGTGGAGCGGTTGGACCGGCTACGAGGCCGACGGCAGTCGCGCCGTGACGAACGCGGCGTACGCCGAGGGGACTCACCCCGGTTACCCGTGGCCCACGTACGCGGAGCGCCTGGAGAAGGCAGGCCGTACGTGGAAGACGTACACGGAGTGGGAGAACTTCACCGACAACAACATCGAGTTCTTCACCACCTCCAAGAAGATCGCGCGCAAGGCGCTGGCGAAGGCCGGTGACTTCACGTACATGGAGGCCTTCTACGCGAAGGTGCGCGAGACCGAGGACGCCGCCGAGCGCGACCGCCTGCTCGCCGCGCTCGACGAGGGCGTGAAGACGCTGAGCGTCGCCGAGCGCTCCCTGTTCGAGCGTGGGCTGCGCCGGGTCGAGACGGGCGGGCTCGCCGACGCCTTCCGCGCCGACGTCGCCGCGGGCACGCTGCCCGAGGTCTCCTACCTCGTACCGTCGGCCGTCGACAGCGAGCACCCCGGCTCCTCCTCGCCGATCGCCTCAGCCTCGCTCGTCTACAAGGTGCTCGACGCGCTCGCCTCGTACCCCGAGGAGTGGCGCCACACCGTGCTGCTGATCAACTACGACGAGAACGACGGCTTCTTCGACCATGTCCCGCCGCCCGTGCCCCCGGCCGACAACACCGAGGAGCGCTGGCAGCAACTGCCCACAGGTCTCGGCATCCGGGTGCCGATGCTCGTGGTCTCGCCCTGGTCCGTGGGTGGTTACGTCTGCTCCGAGGTCTTCGACCACACCTCGGTGATCCGGCTGCTCGAGAAGTGGACCGGGATCGAGGAACCGAACATCACGCGGTGGCGGCGCACGGTCACCGGCGATCTCACCTCCGCGTTCGACTTCGGGCGCGGCAAACCGCAGCCCGAGGTGGCACAGCCGGGGCCGATCCCGCCGTTCACCGGCCGCTGGCGCCCGGCGCCGCCCGCGGAGCAGCACATGCCGGTCCAGGAGTCGGGCACCCGCCCGGCGCGTCCGCTTCCCTACCGCCCCGACGCGCACGCGAAGTTGGACGGCGGGACGGTCACGGTGGCGTTGCGCAACAGCGGGCGCGCCAGCGCGCACTTCGCGCTCTACCCGTACGCGGGCGAGTTCGACGTTCCGCAGCACAAGGACGTGAAGGGCCGGGCGCAGTGGAGTGTGCCTGTCCACGGTGACAGCTACCGGTTCACCGTCACCGGCCCCAACGGCTTCCGGCGCGAGTTCGCGGGGCGGGCCGAGCAGGTCGCCCAGGTCGGCTCGCGCATCGACCACGACGACCGCGAGGTGCACCTCACCCTCCGCAACTCGGGCAGCGCGCCCGTCACCTTCACCGTCCGCCCGCTCGGCTACGTCGACGAGGCCGATCGGCGCAAGCGCACCCGCCGCATCACGGTCAAGGCAGGCGGCAGCCGTACGGTGGCGCACTCCGCGGCCAAGGCACACGGCTGGTACGACATCGAGGTGACCGCCGACGGTGACGAGGGCTTCCGCCGCCGACTCATGGGCCACATCGAGAACGGCCGGGCCAGCGTCTCCGGCTGA
- a CDS encoding PDZ domain-containing protein encodes MEQTALRPKPMPGSEKARARKSGGRPGGGGGHRPGPARRRRRRLITLLVGLTVAVGLVLSGVGLGTVSATVIGMSKLADMQKSGGAPPGGPAQGQAPADGRGKEAPGQGAAPAAPAKAGDEPRAERGKDKQATLGIEAVDAPGGGALLVGVHVPGPGYTAGLVRGDVLELFGEQRIGSAADLARAVAEAKPGRRVTLTVRHENGVRQPLSAIPGVMT; translated from the coding sequence ATGGAACAGACAGCGTTGCGTCCCAAGCCGATGCCGGGCAGCGAGAAGGCCCGTGCACGCAAGTCCGGCGGACGTCCGGGCGGGGGCGGTGGGCACCGGCCGGGACCCGCGCGCAGGCGGCGACGGCGGCTGATCACCCTGCTGGTGGGGCTGACGGTGGCGGTGGGCCTGGTGCTCTCGGGTGTCGGGCTCGGCACCGTGAGCGCGACCGTGATCGGTATGAGCAAGCTCGCGGACATGCAGAAGTCCGGCGGCGCCCCACCGGGCGGCCCGGCGCAGGGGCAGGCGCCCGCGGACGGGCGGGGCAAGGAGGCGCCCGGGCAGGGCGCCGCCCCGGCCGCCCCCGCGAAGGCGGGCGACGAACCCCGGGCGGAGCGCGGCAAGGACAAGCAGGCCACGCTCGGCATCGAGGCCGTGGACGCCCCCGGCGGCGGCGCGCTCCTGGTGGGCGTGCACGTGCCCGGACCCGGCTACACGGCGGGCCTGGTCCGCGGCGACGTACTGGAGTTGTTCGGTGAACAGCGGATCGGCTCCGCCGCCGACCTGGCGCGGGCGGTCGCCGAGGCGAAGCCCGGCAGGCGGGTCACGCTCACCGTGCGGCACGAGAACGGCGTGCGCCAGCCGCTGTCCGCGATCCCGGGCGTCATGACATGA